One stretch of Emys orbicularis isolate rEmyOrb1 chromosome 5, rEmyOrb1.hap1, whole genome shotgun sequence DNA includes these proteins:
- the ETNPPL gene encoding ethanolamine-phosphate phospho-lyase has protein sequence MSELYSKAETLELRRRHIGPSCKVFFAKDPIKIVRAQGQYMYDENGEKYLDCINNVAHVGHSHPDVIKAAVKQMELLNTNSRFLHDNLVQYAKRLTATLPEKLSICYFVNSGSEANDLALRLARQYRGHQDMITLDHAYHGHVSSLIDISPYKFNQLGKEGKKEFVHVAPSPDIYRGKYREDHPDPASAYADDVKKIIEEAEKNGRKIAAFIAESMQSCGGQIIPPAGYFQKVAEYVHKAGGIFIADEVQVGFGRVGKHFWGFQLQGKDFVPDIVTMGKPIGNGHPMSCVVTTREIAEAFGASGLEYFNTFGGNPVSCAIGLAVLDVIEKEDLQGNAIRVGNYLTELLNQQKEKHPLIGDVRGIGLFVGVDLVKDQQKRTPATAEAQHIIYKLKEQRILLSADGPHRNILKFKPPMCFTMEDAKLVVDQIDELLTALEEATGARTGNGRSSTAQHKRKMTNEGNSQSDCISESINHINGTACRQKNGLYTDNHAVPCKRIRT, from the exons ATGAGCGAGCTGTACAGCAAGGCGGAGACCTTGGAGCTGAGGCGAAGGCACATCGG ACCTTCATGCAAAGTTTTCTTTGCTAAAGACCCTATCAAGATAGTGCGTGCTCAGGGGCAGTATATGTATGATGAGAACGGAGAAAAATACCTGGATTGCATCAACAATGTCGCACATG TTGGCCACAGCCATCCAGATGTGATAAAGGCTGCAGTGAAACAGATGGAACTGCTCAACACCAATTCCCGATTCCTGCATGACAACCTTGTCCAGTATGCAAAGCGCCTCACAGCCACCCTACCAGAGAAACTCtccatttgctattttgttaacTCTGG ATCTGAAGCCAATGATCTCGCCTTACGACTGGCTCGGCAGTATCGTGGACACCAAGATATGATCACCCTTGACCA TGCTTACCATGGTCATGTTTCTTCTCTGATTGACATTAGTCCATATAAATTTAatcagctggggaaggagggcaaaAAAGAGTTTGTGCATGTG GCTCCTTCTCCAGATATCTACAGAGGAAAATACAGGGAAGATCATCCAGATCCAGCAAGTGCTTATGCAGATGATGTGAAAAAGATTATTGAAGAAGCTGAGAAGAATGGGCGCAAG ATTGCGGCCTTTATTGCTGAATCCATGCAGAGTTGCGGAGGCCAAATAATTCCACCTGCAGGCTACTTCCAGAAAGTGGCAGA ATATGTGCATAAGGCAGGTGGCATATTCATAGCTGATGAAGTCCAGGTTGGTTTTGGTCGAGTTGGGAAACATTTTTGGGGTTTCCAGTTGCAAGGCAAAGACTTCGTACCTGACATTGTCACCATGGGAAAGCCAATTGGCAATGGCCATCCAATGTCTTGTGTGGTTACAACAAGAGAGATTGCTGAAGCCTTCGGTGCCTCTGGATTGGAGTATTTCAACACG TTTGGAGGCAATCCAGTGTCCTGTGCTATTGGCTTGGCTGTGCTTGATGTAATTGAAAAAGAAGATCTCCAAGGAAATGCCATACGAGTAGGGAATTATCtaacagagctgctgaaccaacaAAAGGAAAAACATCCTTTAATAGGAGATGTCAG GGGTATCGGTTTGTTTGTTGGAGTAGATCTGGTGAAGGATCAACAAAAGAGAACACCTGCAACAGCTGAAGCCCAGCATATCATCTACAA ACTGAAAGAACAGCGGATCCTTCTGAGTGCTGATGGACCCCATAGAAACATTCTGAAATTTAAACCACCGATGTGCTTCACTATGGAAGATGCAAAGCTTGTAGTGGACCAGATTGATGAACTCCTCACAG CTTTGGAAGAAGCAACTGGAGCCAGGACAGGAAATGGAAGATCTTCAACTGCACAACATAAAAGAAAA ATGACTAATGAAGGGAATTCCCAGTCAGACTGTATTAGTGAAAGCATCAACCATATCAACGGAACTGCCTGCAGACAAAAAAATGGCTTGTACACTGATAACCATGCAGTGCCTTGTAAAAGGATCAGAACATGA